The Peromyscus maniculatus bairdii isolate BWxNUB_F1_BW_parent chromosome 6, HU_Pman_BW_mat_3.1, whole genome shotgun sequence genome has a segment encoding these proteins:
- the Plekho1 gene encoding pleckstrin homology domain-containing family O member 1, translated as MKKSGSGKRGPPDGNQHSAAPEKVGWVRKFCGKGIFREIWKNRYVVLKGDQLYVSEKEVKDEKNIQEVFDLSDYEKCEELRKSKSRSKKNHSKFTLARCRQPGTTAPNLIFLAVSPEEKESWINALSSAITRAKNRILDEVTVEEDSYLVHPTRDRAKIQHSRRPPTRGHLMAVASTSTSDGMLTLDLIQEEDPSPEEPASCAENFRVDLDKSVAQLAGSRRRADSDRIQPSSHRASSLSRPWEKPDKGATYTPQAPKKLTSTEKGRCASLEEILSQRDTAPARPVHLRAEESPAPDPAQPGQLSRIQDLVARKLEKTQELLAEVQGLGDGKRKAKDPPQSPPDSESEQLLLETERLLGEASSNWSQAKRVLQEVRELRDLYRQMDLQTPDSHLRQTSQHSQYRKSLM; from the exons ATGAAGAAGAGCGGCTCCGGCAAGCGG GGGCCTCCGGATGGAAACCAGCATTCTGCGGCGCCCGAGAAGGTCGGCTGGGTCCGGAAATTCTGCGGGAAAGGGATTTTCAGGGAGATTTGGAAAAACCGCTATGTGGTGCTGAAAGGCGACCAGCTCTACGTCTCCGAGAAGGAG gtaaaagatgagaaaaatatcCAAGAGGTGTTTGACCTGAGTGACTATGAGAAGTGTGAAGAACTCCGGAAATCCAAGAGCAGAAGCAAGAAAAACCACAGCAAGTTCACCCTAGCCCGATGCAGACAGCCGGGTACCACG GCACCCAACCTGATCTTCCTGGCAGTGAGTCCTGAAGAAAAGGAGTCATGGATCAATGCCCTGAGCTCGGCCATCACCCGAGCTAAGAACCGCATCTTGGATGAG GTCACCGTTGAGGAGGACAGCTACCTTGTCCATCCTACCCGAGACAGAGCGAAGATCCAACACTCCCGCCGCCCTCCCACGCGGGGACACCTCATGGCTGTG GCTTCGACCTCTACCTCAGATGGGATGCTGACATTAGACCTGATCCAAGAGGAAGACCCTTCCCCTGAGGAGCCAGCCTCTTGTGCTGAGAACTTTCGGGTGGATCTGGACAAGTCTGTGGCCCAACTGGCTGGCAGTCGACGGAGAGCGGACTCCGACCGGATCCAGCCCTCTTCACACCGGGCAAGCAGCCTTTCTCGGCCTTGGGAGAAGCCAGACAAGGGAGCTACCTACACCCCCCAAGCCCCGAAGAAGTTGACCTCTACAGAGAAGGGCCGCTGTGCCTCCCTggaggagatcctgtctcagagggATACTGCCCCGGCCCGGCCCGTCCACCTTCGAGCTGAGGAATCCCCAGCCCCCGACCCCGCCCAGCCGGGGCAGCTGTCCCGGATCCAGGACCTAGTAGCCAGGAAACTGGAGAAGACTCAGGAGCTGCTGGCGGAGGTccagggactgggagatggcAAGCGGAAGGCCAAGGACCCCCCCCAGTCTCCACCCGATTCTGAGTCGGAGCAGCTGCTGCTGGAGACAgagaggctgctgggagaggcctCGTCCAACTGGAGCCAGGCAAAGAGGGTGCTGCAGGAAGTCAGGGAGCTGAGAGACCTGTACAGACAGATGGACCTGCAGACCCCCGACTCCCACCTCAGACAGACCTCCCAGCACAGTCAATACCGGAAGAGCCTAATGTGA